Proteins from one Ahaetulla prasina isolate Xishuangbanna chromosome 2, ASM2864084v1, whole genome shotgun sequence genomic window:
- the GPRC5C gene encoding G-protein coupled receptor family C group 5 member C: MMATPRTQLPCLWLLVLSTTTCLAQGTSPPPSPPPGCGKDLNSIYYNLCDLSVAWGIVLEAVASFGIVTSFVLTVVLVASLPFIQDYRKKSLIGTQAFFLLGTLGLFCLTFTFIVKQDFSTCASRRFLFGVLFAICFSCLAAHSLSLNFFARQNTGPRGWVTFGMAFVLVLVEVIINTEWLIITVVRNDGTAKDPCELKNEDFVMALIYVMFLQVATFIATWPVLCGHYKHWRKHAVFILLTTSFSMAIWIVWIVMYVYGNQQDQRSTWDDPTLAIALVSNASVFVLLYVIPEISQVIKPGPEQAYEDDVYPTRGVGYETILKEQKSQSMFVENKAFSMDEPSSAKKPVSPYSGYNGQLLTSVYQPTEMTLMHSGPLDAPYDVILPRATANSQMMGSANSTLRADDAYVSQSKQALAQKDGRNGQVSEMASSPYSKHRW, from the exons ATGATGGCTACACCCAGGACACAATTGCCATGTCTTTGGCTTCTTGTGCTTTCCACGACAACATGTTTAGCCCAAGGGACTTCACCACCACCATCCCCACCACCAGGATGTGGCAAGGACTTGAACTCCATCTACTACAACCTCTGTGACCTATCTGTCGCCTGGGGCATTGTGTTAGAAGCCGTAGCCAGCTTTGGTATTGTCACCAGTTTTGTCCTCACTGTGGTCTTAGTGGCCAGTCTGCCTTTTATCCAAGACTACCGGAAGAAGAGCTTAATAGGGACTCAAGCTTTCTTTCTGTTGGGCACTTTGGGGCTTTTCTGCTTGACCTTTACCTTCATTGTTAAGCAAGACTTCTCAACATGTGCTTCACGACGCTTCCTCTTTGGTGTCCTCTTTGCTATCTGCTTCTCCTGCCTGGCTGCCCATAGCCTCAGTCTCAATTTCTTTGCCCGGCAAAACACTGGGCCTCGGGGATGGGTCACCTTTGGCATGGCTTTTGTCCTCGTCTTGGTTGAAGTCATCATCAACACTGAGTGGCTCATTATTACTGTGGTGAGGAATGATGGTACTGCCAAGGATCCTTGTGAACTGAAGAACGAGGACTTTGTCATGGCACTCATCTATGTAATGTTCCTGCAAGTAGCTACTTTCATTGCTACGTGGCCTGTCTTGTGCGGACATTACAAGCACTGGAGAAAGCATGCCGTTTTCATTCTCCTCACTACTTCCTTTTCCATGGCCATCTGGATAGTATGGATTGTTATGTATGTTTATGGCAACCAGCAGGACCAGAGATCAACGTGGGATGATCCCACATTGGCTATTGCTCTTGTCTCCAATGCCTCGGTGTTTGTTTTGTTGTATGTCATTCCTGAGATTTCTCAGGTGATCAAGCCAGGACCAGAGCAGGCCTATGAGGATGATGTCTACCCCACACGGGGGGTTGGTTATGAAACAATCCTCAAGGAGCAGAAATCCCAAAGCATGTTTGTGGAGAACAAAGCTTTCTCAATGGACGAACCTTCTTCAG CTAAAAAGCCTGTGTCCCCATACAGCGGATACAATGGGCAGCTTCTGACAAGCGTCTATCAGCCCACAGAGATGACTTTAATGCACAGTGGGCCT TTGGATGCCCCGTATGATGTCATCCTCCCTCGTGCTACGGCCAACAGCCAAATGATGGGCAGTGCCAATTCTACCCTGCGTGCTGATGATGCTTATGTTTCACAGAGTAAGCAAGCATtggctcagaaagatggaaggaatggGCAAGTGAGCGAAATG GCTTCATCTCCATATAGCAAGCACAGATGGTAG